A genomic window from Bacillota bacterium includes:
- a CDS encoding sugar phosphate isomerase/epimerase gives MKKSISYWMFPGNWSLEQIVKTTKDAGYDAIELSYDETGPLSLSGTKEEVLKVKETVEQAGLEIAALATGLFWTYSLTADDPDTRQKAKEIVKGMLQTAKWLGTDAILVVPGAVDVFFNPNSDVVPYDVAWERSMAALKELAPVAEELQVTIGIENVWNKFLLSPLEMARFIDEINSPYVGAYFDVGNVLFAGYPQDWIRILGERIKRVHIKDFRKSVGTVDGFVALLEGDVPWPEVIKALREISYDGYVTAEILPPYKYDGAQLAYDTCAAMEKIFKL, from the coding sequence ATGAAAAAGAGTATCAGCTACTGGATGTTTCCCGGCAACTGGAGCTTAGAGCAGATTGTAAAGACTACTAAGGATGCAGGATATGACGCCATCGAGCTTTCCTACGACGAGACCGGTCCATTATCCTTGTCTGGTACCAAGGAAGAAGTTTTGAAAGTGAAGGAGACGGTGGAGCAGGCGGGGCTGGAAATTGCGGCCTTGGCCACCGGATTGTTCTGGACCTATTCCCTGACCGCCGATGATCCCGATACCCGGCAGAAGGCCAAGGAGATCGTCAAGGGAATGTTGCAGACGGCTAAGTGGCTGGGTACCGATGCCATTTTGGTGGTGCCCGGCGCGGTAGATGTGTTCTTCAATCCCAACAGTGATGTGGTACCCTATGACGTGGCCTGGGAGCGGAGCATGGCCGCCTTGAAGGAATTAGCCCCGGTGGCCGAAGAACTGCAAGTGACTATCGGGATTGAGAACGTCTGGAACAAGTTCTTGCTCAGTCCCCTGGAGATGGCCCGGTTTATCGATGAGATCAACAGCCCCTATGTAGGTGCCTACTTTGACGTGGGTAATGTGCTGTTTGCGGGGTATCCCCAGGACTGGATTCGGATCCTGGGCGAACGGATCAAGCGAGTTCACATCAAAGATTTCCGGAAGTCTGTGGGGACTGTGGATGGCTTCGTTGCCCTGTTAGAGGGTGATGTGCCATGGCCGGAGGTAATAAAGGCTTTGCGGGAGATCAGCTATGACGGTTACGTCACCGCTGAGATCTTGCCACCTTATAAATACGATGGGGCACAGCTGGCCTATGACACCTGTGCTGCCATGGAGAAAATCTTTAAACTATAG
- a CDS encoding Gfo/Idh/MocA family oxidoreductase, translating into MLKVGILGAGMIASVHAAGYKNLKDKAQVVAVADVVPEKAEKLAKDFGAKVYKDGMTLIKEADVDVIDICLPTFLHAEHAVAACEQGRHVLCEKPMALTLEEADAMIAAAEKANVKLMIAQCLRFWPEYALMYELIQEGSLGRPLFATGCRFSQTPSYSWNHWLLDPKLSGSAALDLHIHDVDYLTWLFGDPQQVSAVGVVDERGGVAMVDTSVTYKNGGRVSVGGGWLMPTDYPFTTEMTIYCEKGCLEFSSRAGVNIEARDKVARGIKVYRPGQPVEVIPVEGKDAYQTEIEYFLDCVAQDRPVDKMPPQEARRSLSVGLAAIESAKTGKPVQM; encoded by the coding sequence ATGTTGAAAGTAGGTATTCTAGGTGCAGGTATGATCGCATCGGTTCATGCTGCCGGGTACAAGAATCTAAAGGACAAGGCCCAAGTGGTGGCCGTGGCTGATGTGGTACCTGAAAAGGCCGAGAAGCTTGCCAAGGACTTTGGCGCGAAGGTATACAAAGACGGGATGACCTTGATTAAGGAAGCCGATGTGGACGTTATCGACATCTGTTTGCCCACCTTCCTGCATGCGGAACATGCGGTGGCTGCCTGTGAGCAGGGTCGCCATGTCCTTTGTGAGAAGCCCATGGCTTTGACCTTGGAAGAGGCTGATGCCATGATTGCAGCTGCAGAGAAGGCCAACGTGAAGTTGATGATAGCCCAGTGCCTGCGGTTTTGGCCTGAGTATGCCCTGATGTATGAGTTAATCCAGGAGGGGAGCCTGGGACGGCCGCTCTTTGCCACAGGTTGTCGCTTCTCCCAGACCCCTTCGTATAGCTGGAACCACTGGCTACTGGATCCCAAGCTCAGTGGTAGTGCTGCCTTGGATCTACACATCCACGACGTGGACTATCTGACCTGGTTGTTTGGGGATCCCCAGCAGGTCTCGGCCGTAGGTGTGGTGGATGAGCGGGGCGGTGTGGCCATGGTGGACACCTCCGTCACTTACAAAAACGGCGGGCGGGTGTCGGTAGGTGGTGGCTGGTTGATGCCCACGGATTATCCCTTTACCACCGAGATGACTATCTATTGTGAGAAGGGGTGTCTGGAGTTCTCCTCCCGGGCCGGGGTGAACATCGAGGCACGGGATAAAGTGGCCCGGGGGATCAAGGTGTATCGGCCCGGTCAGCCGGTGGAGGTTATTCCGGTGGAGGGCAAAGACGCTTACCAAACGGAGATCGAATACTTCCTCGACTGTGTAGCCCAGGATCGCCCGGTGGACAAGATGCCCCCGCAGGAGGCCCGGCGTAGCCTGTCAGTAGGCCTTGCCGCCATCGAGTCGGCGAAAACCGGAAAACCGGTCCAAATGTAA
- a CDS encoding sugar phosphate isomerase/epimerase — protein MKIGVIVDSFRLGIREGLKKAKEVGAHGVQMYAVSGEMAPENLSTQARKDLRNYIADLGLEISAICGDLGGHGFTRAEDNPRKIQRSKEIMDLAVELGTNVVTTHVGVIPADEQDPTWQLLHAACSELAEYANSIGAHFAIETGPEKATTLKKFLDSIPGKGIAVNMDPANLVMVTGDDPVQAVYTLKDYIVHTHAKDGIMRKQTDPKVIYDYFAEGGIEDLRLEDYFLETPLGEGQVDFPAYLKALREIGFDGYLTIEREVGANPEVDIRKAVTFLQELLKA, from the coding sequence TTGAAGATTGGAGTAATCGTTGACTCCTTTCGGTTGGGGATCCGCGAAGGATTGAAGAAGGCAAAAGAGGTCGGGGCCCACGGTGTGCAGATGTATGCCGTGTCCGGCGAGATGGCGCCGGAGAACCTGTCGACCCAGGCGAGGAAAGACTTACGGAACTATATCGCAGACTTGGGATTAGAGATCTCTGCCATCTGCGGCGATTTGGGTGGCCACGGTTTTACCCGGGCCGAGGATAATCCCCGGAAGATCCAGCGATCCAAGGAGATTATGGATCTAGCGGTAGAGCTGGGGACTAACGTGGTGACCACCCATGTGGGCGTGATTCCCGCCGATGAACAGGATCCCACCTGGCAGCTCCTCCACGCGGCCTGTTCAGAACTAGCGGAGTATGCCAACAGCATCGGAGCCCATTTTGCCATCGAAACAGGGCCCGAAAAGGCGACCACGCTGAAGAAGTTCCTGGATTCCATCCCCGGCAAAGGGATTGCGGTGAATATGGATCCGGCTAACCTGGTGATGGTCACCGGCGATGATCCGGTGCAGGCGGTGTACACCCTTAAGGATTACATTGTGCACACCCATGCCAAAGATGGTATCATGCGGAAACAGACCGACCCAAAGGTGATCTATGACTATTTCGCAGAGGGTGGCATCGAAGACCTGCGACTGGAGGACTACTTCCTAGAAACGCCCCTCGGTGAGGGTCAGGTGGACTTTCCTGCTTACCTGAAAGCTTTACGGGAGATTGGTTTTGACGGATACCTCACCATCGAGCGGGAAGTGGGGGCAAACCCGGAAGTGGATATTCGGAAGGCCGTAACCTTCCTCCAGGAGCTTTTGAAAGCCTGA